A single region of the Brachypodium distachyon strain Bd21 chromosome 3, Brachypodium_distachyon_v3.0, whole genome shotgun sequence genome encodes:
- the LOC100820931 gene encoding ribosomal RNA-processing protein 14-C, protein MGRKPSASAAAVAAAADDHDSLAASAKAAELLAAAANCDGVQGHSLFFDALVQLIPPRFYLSAGDEDRPYYQGLSKSAKAAMKAQSRANIKAARRARLDPAGPPSSTLDLLKKSVADQEAEGDLDKSQEESNESEDEVGSEDDDDEEEEEEEEIPMAPAAVVSEDRSVTYEELRERLHRRITELRGNRCTSQEFLNKPQKEKGKKVKGTKVKGKDGGMKRKREDGTEDADGTDGKKHKKEADGNAPDIVYGNVLVDPKEARRRKKRRVKNKKKELEQAKRMQRAKEDPKKATKMAWDVATRRAAGEKVHDNPKLIKESMKKDKKRQQKHAEQWKDRQKVVDSKRKEKQNTRKENIKERAQQKKMRKIEKREKKLMRPGFEGRKQGYVNE, encoded by the coding sequence ATGGGCAGGAAACcctcggcctccgccgccgccgtcgccgctgcgGCCGACGACCACGATTCCCTCGCCGCCAGCGCGAAGGCCGCTGAACTCCTAGCGGCAGCAGCCAACTGCGATGGTGTCCAAGGGCACTCCCTATTCTTCGACGCCCTCGTGCAGCTTATCCCCCCGCGCTTCTACCTctccgccggcgacgaggaccgcCCCTACTACCAGGGGCTCTCCAAGTCCGCCAAGGCGGCCATGAAGGCTCAGTCCCGCGCCAATATCAAGGCTGCCCGCCGAGCCCGCCTCGACCCCGCGGGGCCGCCGTCCTCGACCCTGGACCTCCTTAAGAAGTCTGTCGCCGACCAGGAGGCAGAGGGGGATCTGGATAAGTCGCAAGAAGAAAGCAATGAGTCCGAGGACGAGGTAGGCTCAGAGgatgacgacgatgaggaggaggaagaggaggaggagatacCGATGGCTCCGGCGGCAGTTGTTTCTGAGGACCGTTCGGTGACTTATGAAGAGCTTCGTGAGCGTCTTCATCGCCGCATTACGGAGCTCCGTGGGAATCGGTGCACCAGTCAGGAGTTCCTGAATAAGCCCCAGAAGGAGAAGGGCAAGAAGGTAAAGGGGACTAAAGTGAAGGGTAAAGACGGGGGCATGAAGCGGAAGCGTGAGGATGGCACCGAAGATGCAGACGGTACGGATGGGAAGAAACACAAGAAGGAGGCCGATGGAAACGCTCCGGATATCGTGTACGGCAATGTGTTGGTTGACCCAAAGGAAGCGAGGcgcaggaagaagaggagggttaagaacaagaagaaggaacTGGAGCAGGCTAAGCGGATGCAGCGGGCAAAGGAAGATCCTAAGAAGGCTACCAAGATGGCCTGGGATGTGGCAACAAGAAGGGCTGCTGGGGAGAAGGTGCACGACAACCCAAAGCTTATCAAGGAGAGCATGAAGAAGGATAAGAAGCGGCAGCAGAAGCATGCAGAGCAGTGGAAGGACAGGCAGAAGGTGGTAGACAGCAAGAGAAAGGAGAAGCAGAATACGCGGAAGGAGAACATCAAGGAGAGGGCACAACAGAAGAAGATGCGCAAAATAGAGAAGCGCGAGAAGAAGCTTATGCGCCCTGGTTTTGAAGGGCGCAAGCAAGGATATGTCAATGAGTGA
- the LOC100846739 gene encoding pentatricopeptide repeat-containing protein At4g36680, mitochondrial, protein MAALASLLRRRSSSSHADALLRTLCTTTAAPTEPTLSASAAKTRLRREYDADRAVSLLDAIDTASLSAASTRHALSLAARRLSRAGRFADAEALLSSHIPASPTEPHLSAILCSYASAALPEKALEAFRSAAPSLPSPISPMPFNALLSAFVRCRRHRRVPVLFTELSKEFSITPDATSYGILVKAHCMVRHDAKAHEVLAQMREEGISPTTTIFTTMIDSMYKQKKIEEAETLWKQMLESGCKPDQATYNVKAMNFGLHGKPEDVLLVMAEMEAAGVKPDTITYNFLMTSYCKNGKVEDAKGLYHSLGAKGCSPNAATYKHMMAYLFAHGDFDAAMKIFRESLSKHKVPDFKTMKGFVEGLAKGGKVAEAKDVISEVKKMFPENLLSGWKKLEKELGLIAHNGDVTSQAECAAEEPLSEAEPATAEALELEDPDTEETVVSEESADDETPAPETETSTDEEVPRGPA, encoded by the coding sequence ATGGCAGccctcgcctccctcctccgccgccgcagcagcagcagccatgccGACGCCCTCCTCCGCACGCTCTGCACCACCACGGCTGCTCCTACTGAGCCCACCCTCTCAGCCTCTGCCGCCAAGACCCGCCTCCGTCGCGAGTACgacgccgaccgcgccgtctccctcctcgaTGCCATCGACactgcctccctctccgccgcctccacgcgCCACGcgctctccctcgccgcgcgccgcctctcccGCGCCGGCCGATTTGCTGATGCGGAggcgctcctctcctcccacATCCCAGCTTCCCCAACCGAGCCACACCTCTCAGCCATCCTCTGCTCAtacgcctccgccgccctccccgAGAAGGCCCTGGAGGCCTTCCGCTCCGCTGCGCCGTCCCTCCCGTCACCAATCTCCCCGATGCCCTTCAACGCCCTCCTATCGGCCTTTGTccggtgccgccgccaccgccgagtccCTGTCCTCTTCACCGAGCTCTCCAAGGAGTTCTCCATCACCCCCGATGCCACCTCCTATGGCATCCTGGTGAAGGCTCACTGTATGGTTCGCCATGATGCTAAGGCGCATGAAGTGTTGGCTCAAATGCGTGAGGAAGGTATCTCGCCGACCACCACCATCTTCACCACAATGATCGATTCGATGTATAAGCAGAAAAAGATAGAGGAGGCAGAGACCTTGTGGAAACAGATGTTGGAGAGCGGATGCAAACCGGACCAAGCGACATATAACGTGAAGGCCATGAACTTTGGACTTCACGGCAAGCCGGAAGATGTTCTCCTGGTGATGGCGGAAATGGAGGCTGCTGGAGTGAAGCCGGACACCATCACCTACAATTTCCTGATGACTAGCTATTGCAAAAATGGGAAAGTGGAGGATGCCAAGGGACTGTACCATTCACTAGGCGCCAAGGGGTGCTCACCGAATGCAGCCACATATAAGCATATGATGGCATATCTGTTTGCGCATGGAGATTTTGATGCTGCGATGAAGATTTTTAGGGAAAGCTTAAGCAAGCACAAGGTGCCAGATTTTAAGACAATGAAAGGATTTGTCGAGGGATTGGCAAAGGGAGGTAAGGTGGCTGAGGCGAAGGATGTTATTTCTGAGGTGAAGAAGATGTTCCCTGAGAATTTGCTGTCTGGGTGGAAGAAGCTGGAGAAGGAGCTTGGGTTGATCGCACATAATGGAGATGTAACTTCTCAAGCGGAATGTGCTGCTGAAGAACCTCTTTCTGAGGCTGAGCCTGCTACTGCTGAGGCACTTGAACTCGAAGACCCTGACACTGAGGAAACGGTGGTGTCGGAAGAATCTGCTGATGATGAAACGCCTGCACCTGAAACTGAGACATCCACTGATGAGGAAGTACCACGGGGTCCTGCTTAA